A stretch of the Medicago truncatula cultivar Jemalong A17 chromosome 5, MtrunA17r5.0-ANR, whole genome shotgun sequence genome encodes the following:
- the LOC11428641 gene encoding putative serine/threonine-protein kinase-like protein CCR3, producing the protein MKKISLSSIIFSTFTFVILISSLPVTNALGSGTTLAVVDSTATVCGIISSQKTHKIICYRHGHLITAVPEVSFSSISGGRNYFCGIRSGNYSILCWDTVSSNTTFETRRLYNNNNGTVLYENLAVGDSHVCATMVNVGNVACWRMNKGFVLPSGFDQFSSITSGFGFTCGILKKNDSGSVRCFGNVNVNESSIAEKIEKEFVNVSMVSLVAGESHVCGLNSKGFLVCKGSNNFGQINVPNQVEPLEYSDLALGAEHSCAIRRSNGSVVCWGGNGLFDVNVTKNVSFEVIVSASNFTCGLTTNNFSVVCWGPSWNGSTFQLPLPPILPGICVQSSCSECGMYPQSQYLCSGFSNICKPKPCWPQMDVPVPSQIATPPQPGLPCSRSKTLTKGLLLFAIVGLIGAVAGLCTVVYCLWSGVCFGKKKVHNSVQPTITRGGSLNCGAFSNYSPTSRSSTIRRQGSRIMRRQRSGTSSTKHPDRSEEFTLAELVAATNNFSLENKVGAGSYGVVYKGKLADGREVAIKRGETSTMMKVFQEKESAFESELAFLSRLHHKHLVRLVGFCDEKDERLLVYEFMKNGALYDHLHDKNNVDKNSSLLNSWKMRIKVALDASRGIEYLHNYAVPSIIHRDIKSSNILIDADWTARVSDFGLSMLSPDSDHDYRPTKAAGTVGYIDPEYYGLNVLTAKSDVYGLGVVLLELLTGKRAIFKNDENGGTPISIVDFAVPIIMKGELMKILDQRVEPPEMNETEAVELVSYTAMHCVHLEGKDRPTISDIVANLERAFTLCDSSSHGSISSATISIGSD; encoded by the coding sequence ATGAAGAAAATTTCACTATCTTCCATCATCTTTTCCACTTTCACCTTCGTCATTCTCATCTCATCACTCCCCGTAACCAATGCTCTCGGCTCCGGCACCACCCTCGCCGTGGTTGACTCCACCGCCACCGTCTGCGGCATCATATCATCACaaaaaactcataaaatcaTTTGCTACCGCCACGGTCACCTCATCACCGCCGTGCCGGAAGTCTCATTCTCTTCAATCTCAGGTGGAAGAAACTACTTCTGTGGTATTAGGTCCGGTAACTACAGTATCCTCTGTTGGGACACTGTTTCATCAAACACAACGTTTGAAACAAGAAGgctttacaacaacaacaatggaaCTGTTCTATACGAGAATCTTGCTGTTGGTGATTCACATGTTTGTGCTACAATGGTTAATGTTGGAAACGTTGCTTGTTGGAGAATGAATAAAGGTTTTGTTTTGCCATCTGGGTTTGatcaattttcttcaataaCTTCTGGGTTTGGTTTCACTTgtggaattttgaagaaaaatgattCTGGGTCGGTTCGTTGTTTTGGTAATGTGAATGTGAATGAATCTTCCATTGCTGAGAAGATAGAGAAAGAGTTTGTGAATGTTTCTATGGTGAGTCTTGTAGCTGGTGAGTCACATGTTTGTGGATTGAATTCAAAAGGGTTTTTAGTTTGTAAAGGAAGTAATAATTTTGGTCAAATTAATGTTCCTAATCAAGTTGAGCCTTTGGAATATTCTGATTTAGCTTTGGGAGCTGAACATAGTTGTGCTATTAGAAGATCTAATGGTTCTGTTGTTTGTTGGGGTGGTAATGGATTGTTTGATGTTAATGTTacaaaaaatgtttcttttgaGGTTATTGTTTCTGCTTCCAATTTTACTTGTGGATTGACAACAAACAATTTTTCTGTTGTTTGTTGGGGTCCTAGTTGGAATGGTTCAACTTTTCAGCTTCCTTTGCCACCTATTCTACCAGGGATTTGTGTTCAATCTTCTTGTAGTGAATGTGGTATGTATCCTCAATCTCAGTATTTATGTTCTGGATTTAGTAACATTTGTAAACCAAAACCTTGTTGGCCTCAAATGGATGTTCCGGTGCCGTCGCAGATAGCAACCCCGCCGCAGCCGGGGCTGCCGTGTTCTAGGTCAAAGACATTGACAAAGGGGTTATTGTTGTTTGCTATTGTTGGATTAATTGGAGCTGTTGCTGGTTTGTGTACTGTGGTTTATTGTTTGTGGAGTGGTGTGTGTTTTGGTAAGAAGAAAGTTCACAATTCCGTTCAACCAACAATCACTAGAGGTGGAAGTCTTAATTGTGGTGCATTTTCGAATTATAGTCCAACTTCGAGATCATCCACGATTAGGCGACAAGGTTCGAGGATAATGAGGCGTCAGAGAAGCGGAACATCGTCAACAAAACATCCAGATAGGTCAGAAGAATTCACTCTTGCTGAGCTTGTTGCAGCCACAAACAATTTCTCACTTGAGAACAAGGTTGGTGCTGGAAGCTATGGTGTTGTTTACAAAGGTAAACTCGCAGACGGCCGCGAGGTAGCAATCAAAAGGGGTGAAACTAGTACTATGATGAAAGTTTTTCAAGAGAAAGAGAGCGCATTTGAGTCTGAATTAGCCTTTTTGTCGCGCCTACATCACAAGCATTTGGTTAGACTAGTCGGTTTTTGCGACGAGAAAGATGAAAGgcttttggtttatgagttcaTGAAGAATGGTGCATTGTATGATCATTTGCACGACAAAAACAACGTTGACAAGAATAGTAGTTTATTGAATTCTTGGAAAATGAGGATCAAAGTCGCATTGGATGCTTCACGTGGAATTGAGTATCTCCATAATTACGCAGTTCCATCAATAATTCATCGAGACATCAAGTCATCGAACATTCTCATTGACGCGGATTGGACAGCTAGAGTGTCTGATTTCGGATTGTCAATGTTGAGTCCGGATTCTGATCATGATTATCGACCAACAAAAGCAGCCGGAACGGTTGGATACATCGATCCTGAATATTATGGTCTAAATGTATTAACAGCAAAGAGTGATGTTTATGGTCTAGGAGTAGTTTTACTTGAGCTATTAACAGGAAAAAGAGCTATATTCAAGAATGATGAAAATGGAGGAACACCAATTAGTATAGTAGATTTTGCAGTGCCTATAATTATGAAAGGAgaattgatgaaaattttggATCAAAGGGTTGAACCACCAGAGATGAATGAAACAGAAGCAGTGGAGCTTGTGTCATATACTGCAATGCATTGTGTGCATTTGGAAGGAAAAGATAGACCAACAATAAGTGATATTGTGGCTAATTTGGAACGTGCTTTCACTCTTTGTGATAGTAGTAGTCATGGTAGCATTTCTAGTGCTACAATCTCTATTGGATCTGACtga